The following proteins are co-located in the Acidicapsa acidisoli genome:
- a CDS encoding oxidative damage protection protein produces MAHMVFCVRNKKEMEGLDEPPFDSEFGQKIYKNVSKQAWAEWSERQKMLLNEYRLQPWTPQAQSFLVEQMQEFFFGDGAALPAEYVPPKH; encoded by the coding sequence ATGGCACACATGGTATTTTGCGTTCGCAACAAGAAAGAGATGGAGGGTCTCGATGAGCCGCCCTTCGACTCCGAATTTGGTCAGAAGATTTACAAGAACGTCTCCAAGCAGGCGTGGGCAGAGTGGAGCGAGCGCCAGAAGATGCTGCTGAATGAATACCGGCTGCAGCCATGGACTCCGCAGGCGCAGAGCTTTCTAGTTGAACAGATGCAGGAGTTCTTCTTTGGCGACGGCGCAGCCTTGCCGGCAGAGTACGTTCCGCCGAAGCACTAG